A segment of the Deltaproteobacteria bacterium genome:
TAACCCAAGTAACCCGCCAACCCCAATATAGGATTTCGGAATTCGTAGTTGAAATGTTCCCGCCGCTACCCTCTGCCTACGATAGCGGCAATGCCTTGGCCGCCGCCGCCGCATATCGTCTCCAGCCCGTAGGCCGCCTCGCGCCGCTTCATCTCGTGCAGCAGCGTTACCATGCGCATGACGCCGGTT
Coding sequences within it:
- a CDS encoding acetyl-CoA C-acyltransferase (Catalyzes the synthesis of acetoacetyl coenzyme A from two molecules of acetyl coenzyme A. It can also act as a thiolase, catalyzing the reverse reaction and generating two-carbon units from the four-carbon product of fatty acid oxidation), which codes for TGVMRMVTLLHEMKRREAAYGLETICGGGGQGIAAIVGRG